TGGATAGCCCCGAATGATCTTGAACTTGGCGCCCATCAGGTTGTTCATCAGGGCTGGATAAATTTCAGTATCACTGGGCCCGGTTGAGCCAAGGAAGGCCGATTTCGTGAACACGTCTTCAAGGGTCTTGACCTGTGACTTCTTGTTCACCACCAAAACGCCCGCTTCACTACTCACACTGCCCAACCAGTTGAACTTGGTCGAAATAAATTTAGGTCCCTTGTGCCCCATGATCTGAGCCATGGGGACGGTGCGCTGAACACCACCAATGACGCTGCCGTCCTGGGGGGCGATGTTATATATAAAATTAGCAGCAAGGATGCCGCCGGCGCCGGGCATGTTCTGGACAATAAACGTTGGGTGTCCGGCAATATGTTTGGGCATGTGGCGGGCAAGCGTCCGGCCATAGGTGTCATAACCACCACCCGGGGGGGAGCTTTGAATATATTTGACCCGTTTGCCTTTGTAGAAATCTGCAATGGCATCAGCAGAAACTTCTTGGGGGGCTGATACCAGACATAATGCCGCCGCACAGGTCGCAACAGCCAATCCTTTAAAAGTATTCATTTCATATCTCCCTGTATAAAATTCATCGTTTTTTTCTTTTTATACATTGAGCCTAACACTCCCCCATGTAACTGCAATCAGTTTAAACATCCTGACAGACCCACTGGGCCCTATTGGAACTTGATCAGATGGCCCTAATCCACCTTGTGGGCGGTCAGGAACAGGGCTTTTTCAAGGGCTGCAAAAAATTGCTGGTATGGCTTGGCATCACTGACAGCAACCAAATTATGCTGGGCGCTGGAACGAACGGCCGTCTGACCACCTGTACGGCCACGCAAGGTCACGGTCATACGCATACGATACCCATCCAACTTTGTGGCACTGACGGTGCCCAATATATTGTCTGCTATATCCACCACAAACCCAAGATCCTGCAATGTGGCAATAACGGCGCGCAGCAATTTATTATTGTCGGTGGTATCAAATGCCCGCGTTTGTACTGCCCGCAAGGAAACCTGGCTTTTATCTGTAAATAAAATCTGGCGTTTGGAATCAGCCTGACGCCCCCCAGAACATGGGTGTTGATCCACCCATACTTGTTTTCGATGATTCTCTTATGGTTGTACTATATCGCAACCCGCTACGCTTGAAAGCATCAATACGCACTAACTCACTGTATATAGAGGGTAATTGGTTGAATTTTATGCAATTAAAACGGGTGCAGCGATGCGTTCTCTTGAATTGGTCGTATGCAGAAATTAGGGGCATTATAAAAAACACCCGCAATACGGGATGCATTTTACGTCAAAAAGACTGGCTTAAAATGAAGAGTTAACAGCAAAGCTGACTTATGCTTTGGCCATTTCTTCTAGCTGGGCGCGGAGCAGTTCATTATCTGCTTCCAGGGTCCCCAGCCGAACCGCGACAATATCGCGGATACTAAGCAGGGTCAGGGGTTTCCCTTCATCCTGGATGGGCAAATGGCGAATACCGTTTTAGATCATCATATCCGTTGCATCCCGAATATCGGTAGCCGGGTTACAACTGATGACATTGCTGGTCATCACATCGCCAACCAATTTATCAAGGACATCCAACCCGAATTCCTGAAGCCCCCGTGTCACGTCTCGTTCTGAAATAATACCAACAAGGAGGTCGTTCTGGTCAACCACCACCAAGGCACCAATCCGATTTTCAACCATTAATTTATTGGCATCCCCAAGCGATGAGCCCGGCCTGACCGGGCCAATTAACCCACGGTCCATGTCGATAACATCAGAAACGGTAACAGTCATTTAATTGCCTCACTTGCCAATTCGCATACCAATTCGCATGTTTGTGCGATTATGGCAGGAATCATGGCGGGCATTGGTTAATATGGCCCTAATTCGAATATATAACTTGATGAAAAAACATCAGCCGCTGACATACGGACACAATCAAAAAGCAGGCCCCGGATCACATCATAGGTTGGGCTTTAAGCTGCGCGGCCAGATTTGCCGGACTGTTTGCGTTTTGTCGGCGTGTTTTTGCCAGACAAGAGGAATCGATGATAATCATCAAGGTCCCCATCAAATGGCTCTACCCTTCCATCGGAAACCAGCAAGAACTTATCCGTGGTCGCTTCCAGCAAGCGCCGATCATGGCTGACCAGAATAACCGCACCTGCAAAATTGTTGAGCGCCGTCAGCAATTCTGTTCGGGCATCGATGTCCAGATGGTTGGTTGGCTCATCTAGAATCAACATATTGGGCTTGTCCAATGTGGCCAGCGCCAGCATCAATCGGGCACGCTCTCCACCAGATAAATCTGAAACTTTGGTCAAAACCTTATCGGCCGAAAAACCAAAGCCCCCCAATTGTGTGCGCAACTGTTCCATAGGGAGTTTCGGGCGCAATTGGGCCAAGGTCTGGACCGGTGTTAACGACCCGTCCAGTTCTTCCAACTGGTGCTGGGCAAAATAGCCAGGGACCCATTTTCTGGCCCGCACCAGCTCGCCGCCCATCAAGGGAAGTTTATCGGCCAGCAATTTGGCCATGGTTGATTTGCCATTGCCGTTTTTACCCAGCAATGCAATGCGATCATCGGGATCAAGGCGCATGGAAAGGTTCGACAAAATCGGTTTGCCCGGCTCATAGCCGACAGATGCCCCATGCATGCTGATCAAGGGGGGGCTGGCTTCCACTGGCTTTGGAATGCGGATCGGTGCCACCCGCTCGTCCACAGGCAGCTCAATGGTTTGCATTTTTGCTAAAGCCTTCATACGGCTCTGGGCTTGGCGGGCCTTTGAAGCTTTGGCTTTAAAGCGATTAACGAAAGCCTCCATATGGGCGCGCGCTGCTTCATGTTTTTTGGCAAATGCTGCATCAAGGGCGCGCTTGGCAGTGCGCGTGGTAACAAAGGTTGAATAATCACCGGTATAAAGGGAGAGCTTGCCATGTTCGAGATGCAAAATAAATTCAGCGGCATTATCCAAAAGATCGCGATCATGGCTGACGATCAAAACCGTGCCGCGATAGCGTTTCAGGAAGTCCTGGAGCCACAACACCCCTTCTAAATCCAGATAGTTGGTTGGTTCATCCAGCAACAAAAGATCAGGATTTGCGAACAAAATGGCCGCCAGTGCCACACGCATGCGCCAACCCCCGGAAAATTCCGAACAGGGGCGCAGTTGTTCTTCTTCGGCAAAGCCAAGGCCCGATAAAATAGAAGCCGCGCGGGACGGTGCCGAATAGGCATCAATGTCTGCAAGACGCGTGTAAATATCGCCCAGCGCATCAGGGTCTGTTTCCGTTTCGGCATCTTCAAGCAAGCGTTCGCGTTCATGATCAGCGGCCAAAACTGTGTCCAGCAGGCTGATATCATTGCCCGGCGCTTCCTGGGCCACCGCCCCTATTTT
This is a stretch of genomic DNA from Rhodospirillales bacterium. It encodes these proteins:
- a CDS encoding CBS domain-containing protein, encoding MTVTVSDVIDMDRGLIGPVRPGSSLGDANKLMVENRIGALVVVDQNDLLVGIISERDVTRGLQEFGLDVLDKLVGDVMTSNVISCNPATDIRDATDMMI
- a CDS encoding ABC-F family ATP-binding cassette domain-containing protein — protein: MLNIDNVTIRIAGREIIGGATASLPAGRRIGLVGRNGAGKSTLLKIILGQLSTDGGDVSWPRNWKIGAVAQEAPGNDISLLDTVLAADHERERLLEDAETETDPDALGDIYTRLADIDAYSAPSRAASILSGLGFAEEEQLRPCSEFSGGWRMRVALAAILFANPDLLLLDEPTNYLDLEGVLWLQDFLKRYRGTVLIVSHDRDLLDNAAEFILHLEHGKLSLYTGDYSTFVTTRTAKRALDAAFAKKHEAARAHMEAFVNRFKAKASKARQAQSRMKALAKMQTIELPVDERVAPIRIPKPVEASPPLISMHGASVGYEPGKPILSNLSMRLDPDDRIALLGKNGNGKSTMAKLLADKLPLMGGELVRARKWVPGYFAQHQLEELDGSLTPVQTLAQLRPKLPMEQLRTQLGGFGFSADKVLTKVSDLSGGERARLMLALATLDKPNMLILDEPTNHLDIDARTELLTALNNFAGAVILVSHDRRLLEATTDKFLLVSDGRVEPFDGDLDDYHRFLLSGKNTPTKRKQSGKSGRAA